The Chrysoperla carnea chromosome X, inChrCarn1.1, whole genome shotgun sequence genome includes a region encoding these proteins:
- the LOC123302455 gene encoding uncharacterized protein LOC123302455 — protein MAEILEVTNVPEYDNVITGLEYHNHQAYNSSKFESSDESRICIQSQDLYTLPSESVLNIEGQVTDDSTTDDAVTNAVRFISNAISFMFHEIRYEIGGKVIDVINNVGIVSTIKNYLSLNENQSKALENAGFGENFKRDATGYFNVRIPLKMYMGFFEDYPKILVNMKQEIVIVRANDDINCFTSTVATSKPKIKINKLEWCVPYVKVSDKMRVKLYNLVNQNDDLRLWFRSMECLLIPELPLTDRHVWSVKTSVECPNYAVICFQTNRDRNILKDSSQFDHCNIANLKVYLNGEAYPYVNLNLNYTNKQTALLYEMYCNFQKSYYRRSITEPLLDKETFINKSPLFVIDCSKHPESLKSTTVDLRVEFEASANFPAKTRAYCIVFHDRLFKYNPLTNIVNRVV, from the coding sequence ATGGCAGAAATATTAGAAGTGACCAATGTACCGGAGTACGATAATGTTATTACAGGACTAGAGTATCACAACCATCAAGCTTATAATTCATCGAAATTTGAGTCAAGCGATGAGAGTAGAATTTGCATCCAATCACAAGACTTGTACACATTACCAAGtgaaagtgttttaaatatcGAAGGTCAAGTGACTGATGATAGTACTACTGATGATGCTGTTACAAATGCAGTCAGGTTCATATCGAATGCTATATCATTTATGTTTCATGAAATTCGTTATGAAATTGGTGGCAAGGTAATTGATGTGATTAATAACGTAGGCATCGTTAGcactataaaaaactatctatccCTAAACGAAAATCAAAGTAAAGCTTTAGAGAATGCTGGTTTTGGTGAGAATTTTAAAAGGGATGCCACTGGTTACTTCAATGTTCGTATTccattgaaaatgtatatgggtttttttgaagattatccTAAAATTCTTGTAAACATGAAACAAGAAATCGTTATTGTTCGTGcaaatgatgatattaattgttttacctCAACTGTCGCAACAAGcaaacctaaaattaaaatcaacaaattagaATGGTGTGTTCCATACGTTAAAGTGTCTGATAAAATGCGAGTCAAATTATACAACTTAGTcaatcaaaatgatgatttgagGTTATGGTTTCGATCAATGGAATGTCTACTTATACCAGAACTACCATTAACTGATAGGCATGTGTGGAGTGTTAAAACTAGTGTAGAATGTCCTAACTATGCTGTTATCTGTTTCCAAACAAATCGTGACCGCAACATTTTAAAAGATTCCAGTCAGTTTGACCATTGTAACATCGCAAATTTGAAAGTCTATTTAAATGGTGAAGCATACCCATATGTGAATTTGAATCTAAATTACACGAACAAGCAAACAGCATTACTGTATGAGAtgtattgtaattttcaaaaatcgtactATAGACGCTCTATAACAGAACCATTGCTAGATAAagaaacgtttataaataaatcacctCTATTTGTCATTGACTGTTCTAAGCACCCAGAGTCACTTAAATCTACAACAGTGGACTTGCGCGTCGAGTTTGAAGCTAGTGCTAATTTCCCAGCGAAAACGCGTGCGTATTGTATAGTGTTCCAtgatcgattatttaaatacaatccaCTTACAAATATTGTGAATAGAGTAGTTTAA